Below is a genomic region from Meleagris gallopavo isolate NT-WF06-2002-E0010 breed Aviagen turkey brand Nicholas breeding stock chromosome 5, Turkey_5.1, whole genome shotgun sequence.
CAGGCACAATGCACAAATTGCCAACATTGAATAGAAGAGTAAAATTAATGACAGAGCTCTCTTTCCAGAGGTTTTGAGACAATCACGAAAACGGCTCACGAAATACAATGTGAACCACTGCTAACAGGAAACGTTGCTGACTTGGACGTGAAAAGCTGCAATATTTTGACTGGTAAATTTGTCTCTGCAGCAACTGGAAAGGGATCCCAGGGAGGCAATGACTTGCATACGTACTGCTCTCCATCAGCCACCCTCTCCCTCCACAGACAGCCTCATCCTGCCCAGAAGCCCAATCCAGCCATGACTCGGCTACTCTGCAGTGCTAACACACCATTCCCAATGGGTTGTCCACACTGGTGCTGCATTTTGTTCTGAAGGGTCTGTTCTGGGTCATCACGTCACTGATGAGTCACACGGAAAGAAGAGAGACTGATTTTTAAAGCAGGGGAGAACACATTATGAAtagaagatgaattttcttgGGTACAATAAATAAACTTTAAACAGATGCATATCCCAGGGAGACTGTGTTGAAAGCAAGTAAGGAGATGAGTCGTGAATGCCTTGTGATTATACTGCAGATTAGGGCATTAGCTATGCATTAAGCCTTGACAATTATTCTCAACATTTTTGGCGTATTTACAGTTGCCCTCCCTGGTATATCTTTCCTGAGGCCTATTTATCTGGTAATCTCTGGAAAAATAGATGGGGAAACCTGAGAACAACTTTACAAAAGAAATTTGCAAAGACTTAGTGTTTATGTTACTCGGGAAGAAATCTTCCTTAAATCACTGGAAATGGGAAGCCTTGCCAGCTGAAAGCACTTGGGGAGGGGAAACCCACCCACGGCAACTGCAGCAGTTGGAAATGTTGGTTGAGAAAGGATAAACCGTGAGGAAATCCATCCTAGATCCTTCCCTCCACCAGACTTTTTTTGACAGAGGAAGGTTAATGTGACCTGCAGCAACACCAAGTGCCCTGGGTGGGATCCACCTGTCAGAACAGGATTTACATTCTCAGAAGAGCCTTTAAAAGGGACAGAAGTGCTGGCCAGCAACGAAGGGCAGCTCTCAGGAATCAAATCCTCTATCAACGTGAGTTGGTGGTCCCTCCAGCtatgaaaaaaagcagtgagatCATTCAGATTCTGCtccagaacaacaacaaaagatcCCTTTGGGAGACACAACCCCCGGGGAACCATCCTCCTGGTGATGCTTTTGAAACTCAGAAGTGTGGTAGGGGAAAGGGAAGCAACTCCTGAAGTGATGCCCAAAGACCTTCAGGCCTATGGGAGCAGCCCAGGAAGGAGACTGGGATGCTCCTTGTGGAGAAATACTCTGATAATGGGAACCCAAAGTACTGCATGGGCTCATGTCGCTCACACAAGGCATCACTCCCTGTCCAACCTGAGTGGAAGGCTCTGACTTGTGCTGCGCTGAAAGATTTGTGCTGTTGAACAAATGAGAGCACATACAGCCTTGGTATGGCCAGAATTATGTCCCACGGTTGTCGACTGATTTATTCTTTTGTCTAATTGTGTTCACAAAGGAAAAANNNNNNNNNNNNNNNNNNNNNNNNNNNNNNNNNNNNNNNNNNNNNNNNNNNNNNNNNNNNNNNNNNNNNNNNNNNNNNNNNNNNNNNNNNNNNNNNNNNNCGGGCGCCCTGAGCCCCCAGGTGAGCTCACACCCCCATTCCTCCCACCCTTAACAAACCCCCAGAGATACCTCTAACCTCTGCACGCCAATCCTTACCTATGTATCCCCTACACGCCGTGCTTTGGGTGCCACAGCAAGGCAATGGGGCTCCCACGGCCGCTCCTCGTGTTTCCCAGCGCAGAGCCGGGTGCCGCACCCTGAGCGCAGCGTGTGCTGTGCCTGCGGCTCTTGTGCCCGACTCCTGGGGCTCACTCACCTTTCCTGAACCCCGTGCTGGGAATTCCGGGTGGGAGATGGGCACGGTGCTGGGAATGCTGAGCGGTAGGCAGACACGTGTCTGTGGCGGAGAGTTATCGGGGTAGGAAATGGCACTCAGCAGCGCTTTCCTTGCCGAACGCCCTATAGAGACGCCGCAGATGCCGTGATGAGTGCTGAGTGCTTCCTCTCCCTTCAGAGccctttattttaattcttcccCTGCCCTTTCATTTAACTAACCTGCTTCCTCTTGCTGTCTTCAGAGCGTACCGCTGGATGGTAAACCAGAGCAAGTGTCTTGGACTGAAAAGGGACAGGGTACCAATGAAGGAAAGCGCGGAAGATAGCTGGGAGCAGCTTGGTTTTCTCCAGGCCTGTGGAGGCTGCTGAGCAAAGAGCCCTGAGCTTTGCCTGAGatgcattttgaaaaagaaaaaccaaagacTTTCATACGGGACTTCCAGCGAAGCGCCCACGTGCTTTGGGTGGCGCGGCTTCGCGAACGGTTCTCTTCTATTTATGAGACGCAAGGAAGATTCAACACTGACTGGTGGTGTTTGACacaatttaaattatttgtagtatctatatttgtatttattttgatgaATGTCTTTCAGCAGTTATTGGTCTTAATATTGCTTTTGCATTAATATGTCCATTCCAAATAAATTACTTGAAATGTTCACTTTTTATTACTACACGTGGCGGTGCGGTGACTTTGTGGGTGATGTTTGTGGGGTGGGGGCTGTAAGGCAGCAGTGGCCTGGACGGGGCTGTGGGGTGAAGAAGCCCCCAGTAATCCATCTGCAGGGGGAGAGCATGGAGGAAAAATGCATTGAGGGCCAGGGAGGGAATGCAGGAGCCTTCTGTGTGCCCAATCAGGGATTTTTTGGGATATTTTCTTGTGTAGTTGAGTAATGGCAGCTAGAGGTGGCACAAAAGCTCCCTGCAACCATACCATGTTCTGCCTGCCGGTGCCTGCCCCAGCTCTAGATAAAGTGTCTGGGAATGAGCGAGGTGCTCTTTTCCTGCAGTCCAAGAAGCTGGGCTCCTTTGGAAAGGGGAATAAAACCTGTTGAAGTTTTGTCTCGTGAGGCTCAATGCCTACTAACCAACCTGTACGCTCAAGAGcatacagcagtgctgagctccattggcaggcagggctgcaaaGTGCTCTCTGCAAATGCTTTAAGCTTGGGAACTCCCTTTGGGTAACTTTCCTGCTGCCACTATCAGTTAGTTCTTGCATGAGACTGGAGGCAGCTGCAAGGCATTTAGTTATGAGCAGCCTGCAGTGAGAGCAGAAGGGGCTCAGTGTAGGGTTgtgcctccagcacaagaatgCCAGAGAACATACAACAACgttcctttttttatttctgtggaaaaagagaagaggaagttTTCGTGAATTAGTGGCTTTTTGTCTCTCTCAGTGGGCTTTTGCTCTTTAAgagataaacaaacaaaccgACATTGACAATGAGCTGCAAGTAGCCAAAGGAGGAGACTCCAAACTGCTTGTACAGAATGACACCGAGGGTTGGGCCCACCGTCCTCGTCAGGGGCTGGACAGAGGCGCAGATCCCCAGCATGGCCCCTAGGAGAGACAGCAGAGATGTCAGGATGAGAGTTGTTAGCTTCCCTCTGCTGCGGTAGGAAGCAGCCTCAAACCATCAATGGGAACCTTTGGCACTGGGAGATGCTCCTGAACCCTTTCggatgggatggggtgaggtggggtgggatgggggcaGCTTCCAGGGACACTCTGAAGCCttccaaagaaaagcaagcaattcTTTTCAATATCATAATTAGCAGCTGTGGGCACCTGAGTCGTCCCAGCCCACTCAAGCAGCTATTGCTATGTATTCTCTCTCATGGGGCAGAAGAACAGCTCTTAGGAGTGCATCAGGAGCTAGAAAGGTCTAACTACATCTTTAAGAATAGCTAACTAAAAGCAGAAGTAGAGACAGCCCCCGTGAGATCACCCCAACAGCCTTGCGAATGGAGTGGATGTTTCCATTTGGATGGCAATGGGAGCCTTCCACCTGGCTCGGCCGGTTCTCCTTTCAGCAGAGCATGCATTTACATGGTGAACAGGAGGAAGGGAAGCACCTCCACCGGGGCAAGGGCAGGTTTTTCCACCAGGATGTCACACGAGATGCAGCCATGACCTTAGGCTTCTCACCATGCAGGCCAGAACTCCATTAGCCCACACTAAGTACGGGCAAGGAATTTAGGTCCTGCTTGGAAATGGTGTTCTCAGTCATTATTCTTACTACCAATTCTGAGCTATTGGCATCACTTTTCCACCAGTACACGACTGAATCACCATCTGTGGCATTCAGGAGAGGAGAGAAGCTGTCCTGCTTGCAAGGCATGGATCCCAGTGTGCTATCTATATGGAAGAAATGATCCCAGCTTGGAGGGAAGACAGGCAGACATGGGTTGGTGTCACACTGGCCTGGAACTGTTGCACTTCTGtcaaaaatgcttaaaatacttGTGCAGTGAGCCCAAACTGAGGGCGTAGATGTGACATACAGAGAGGGAAGTCTCCCTGAAGAGCTGCCCAGCTTTTCCTGCGCATGGGAACAGCGATGGGTGGATCCTCAGCCTGACCCTTTGCCAATGGGAACAATCCCACAACCACCAAACTTTCTGGGCAGgttttgcaattattttttttttccctctgggtATTTGAATTAAACTAATTACTATGTGCAATTGCCAAACTGGCTCTCATGGTTGAGGaggcacttttttcttttttctttttttttttgagctgaaATTCGTCCTCTTGAAAGGCTGGGCTCTCCTCAGCAGGCCATTGCTGAGAAAGATAATTTCTATTTAATGGGCTTAAATTAGATCCCTCGTGTCGGATACCCCGGAGCTTTGAGACACTGTAAATCAGCCCTTGCTCCATTTCCAAGCTCATGTGATGGATCCCAGTTAACTTAACAGGAGCAAGTCATAACACCAGCAAAAAagcttctcctctcctctcctctcctctcctctcctctcctctcctctcctctcctctcctctcctctcctctcctctcctctcctctcctctcctctcctctcctctcctctcctctcctctcctctcctctcctctcctctcctctcctctcctctcttccagaTTGAGGGGCCGGTGGCTGAGCCTCGCTGCAGGCTCTTCTCCTAAGGCTTTGTGCCTGATGTGCAAATTAAATCACGAGATATGGGTCCAGGatgctgccctgctctgcttcctccctgcCTCCATGCATAAAGCAGTAACAAGACCCCCATTCTCGGGGGACAAGGAGTGCTTGTGTGGCTGTGGGCCCGCCTTGGCTTGGGGCTGTGCTCCCACCAGCTCACACACCCGGTGGAGCAGCACACATGTGTGCCGTGCAACATTTTCCCTTCCTGCCTTTGAAgatggggagggaaaaaaaaatatcaaagggAAACGAATGAAATCATTTTCACTCTGTTTCCTTCTGTGGAATTCATCAGCCTCTGTAGGAGTGGCCTTAAATGGGTCCTCTGCAGAGCCAGTTTTGGGTTGGCAGAGGAAGGAGCTTTAACGGCCGTCCCTTGGGTGCAGTACCCCTGTGCTGGGGCGGCACTGCATGGCGGCATTGCCCCCAGGGACACCCacaccacagctgctgcagggaggcaGCTTGCAGGGCCACGGCTCTGCTGTGTCAGACATTCCTGCCCTGCCTGGGAACAGAGCCTCCTCCCTGGGGAACACCGCAAGGAGGAAGCATGTCGAAGGACCAATGAAGATGGTTTTCCTCCAATGCTGCGATCCTCCATGCCAGCTGTGTCCCTCCTCATCATACCTGGTTTTGATCCAGGATCATGTGGCATGGCATCAGCCTGGGATGGATGGGAACAATAGAGCCCATACCCTCCCAATGTCCCAAAATGTTCTCCTGCCACCCCACAGGCTGTCTCCATCCCGCCCATCTGCGTCCATTCCATCCTGTCGTAACAACATACGCAAGCGAGGACCAGGGTGAGGCAACTAAACCCATTTTCCTCTCTGATTGAATTTCGCCTCTAGGCTGGCTTTAACAGCCGAGCAATGctccttttttccttacaaaGCCCCTTTGAGCAGAATCTGGATGAGTTCCAGCCTTGCTTCATGCCTTAGAGCCCTTTGGTGCCCTTCCTCCAATATTCCCCCTGCCTGATGAGTGCTGCTCCAATCCATGAAGCAGATCTGCTCCCGGCACACCCCATCCCTTGCCAGGGCTTCTCTCTCATGTGGAAGCACTGTGCCTGAACACTGCGGGATCCCAGCATTtataataaaatcatagaatcatttgaggtgaaagggacctttaaaagtcatctagcccaactcccctgccatgaaGGACAAGCAGAGGCAATCTTCAATTCTACAAATAAACTACTGGAGTGACATTAAGAAAAGCTCTTCATACAGAAGCATCTCCAAAGTGCTTTATAAACTTCATTAATGGACTCTAAATCTGCTTCTGAGTACAATCCTGCATGGAAGTATCTTTGTCAACTGAAGAAATACTGCATGTGTGAAGATTTGTGCCCCAGTGtacagagaaatgcagtgaCTGTTCACAGAAACATGGCCAAAGGGGAGAGAGGTAAAGGAGATGGCGTGGTGCTGAGTTAGGGACGATGGCATTGGGGTCAGTGTCTGCTTTGTGAGGGAACTGCCAACAAAGAACAAGGCCTATCAGGTTGGGGACCTCACCTTGTGCAGGGCAAATGGTGCTGAAGGTCCAGGCCTAATAAAAGCCCAGTGCCTGGTGGCCTGGGAGCAAGATGCTTACTCAGCACTGTTCAAACACCACTACCTGATGGacccaaagaagagaaaaagacaagtTTGATGATTGTGATGAGTCTTACCAGTGTCAGAGGAAGGCACAGCTTTAGTGAGAATGCTGTCAGTGATGGTGCCCTGCATGTTGAAGGCAAACACCAGCGGCACCACGATGATGCAGTAATGCCATACGGTCCTCATCAGGGCCTAAGTGACAAGACACAGTGGAACATGGATCATTagagagcacagagagcagcttTGCAGCAAGAAGCAATACAGAAAACTATCTCAAGCCAAATCTATGACTTTTAGGTAAATTGTGGGAGCCACAACTGATTTGTGATGGTGCCATTTTGACCATCTCAAGGCCTTCCATCCTTTTTCTTCCGGTGCTTTCCCCATGTTTTCCTTTGATTCCCACCCCTTTATCACATTTCccttgttttctttgattttcacttattttcccttgttttcaACTCTTCACCACTGTTTTCACCTGTTTattcatgtttttccttttcttcatttcctattttccattgttttccCCTATTTTCCACTATTTTCAACTGTTTGctcattttcccattttcctttctttttttccactgttttcccTTGCTTCCCCCCTTTTCCCTTGTATCTAACTCTTCACTCTTGTATTACATaatctttccttgttttttcttgtatttctttgttttccccgatttttcttttcattccattgttttcccattctttttcttttctgctgttttcttctgttttctgttgtattagctttattttcactgtttacCACCCTTTTCCCCTATTTTCCGCTGTTTTAACCTGTTTGATCATTTTCCcgttttctcttctttctccactttttttccttgttttcccctcttttccctTGTATCAACCTGTTTACCCTTGCTTTTCCCCGTTAACCATGGTCTTCCCTTGTTTTCTATGGTTTTTCCTGGATTTCCttgttttccctgttttttcctttgcattctCTCATTTTTGCctattttcccctcttttttttccttcttttccattatttttccacCATTTGTTTGCTGGGAATCATTCTAAGGATGCAGCAcaaggagcagctcctgccctgtAATCTGGCAGCACATTCTCCAGCACTGCCGTGGGTATTTTTAGTGTCTGGGAATTAGTGACATCCCCGCACCCTCCCCCAGGACTCTGTCTCTTGTCCAAGTCCTAAGGAAACGTTCTGCAGCAGATGCATGCAGTGTACTTCAGGAAGCCTCCATTACTTATACAAAACAGCCTAGAGAAGGCATTTCAGTTCATTATCATAAGTAATGAAAACCAAACTAAGcttgtcaaaataaatgaacCTGGAGCATTATGTAATACCATACCTTTGGGATTTCTAATCCTGTTCTTCTGCTTCCTTACTAATAAATTCATCAAATTCAGTAATCTGGAATAGGTCTTCCGGCCATAAGGCGCACATTAGCGAGCATAATTAGGGAGAGTAATGATTTTGTTATTGCACATATTCTTAGTGAAGACGTCCTTCCAGCTGTTTAATACTTAAAACAAAAGTGGTGAGGATCCCTCAGCGGCGGAGCTGGAGCGGCTCTCAGCCCTGCTGGTCAAATAAATAGATTTCTCTGGGGCATGAAAAGGAAACTCCTGCTTTCTTGCAAGTCTCTGCCCTCACCCTCGTCTCAAGGTGCGTTACTGTGGCTGGAAAACAGCTCAGTCACTGGCCAAGCCAGAACTTTCATTCTCTGGGGTTCTTGCTCATAAAATCTGGTCTGTGCCTCTTGGCTACAGAAGATGGAGCAGCCCAGAGCCATCGCTAACTAATGACTTGGAAATAGTGAGGTTTATTCCTAGTTCCCCTCTGGACTCATACAGGGCAAGGTTTCTCTCCTCGGAGGGGCACTTTACCTATGTTTTGCTTAAGAACTAGGAACTCCTGCTTAGGGAACTGGAGAACAAAGGCAGAGAAGCGGGTATTTGGTACATAAACATCCAGACAGGGAGAGAGTAAGTCCTAGTCAGGGCAAATGTCATTGCAGGACAACACAGCagtggtaggaaaaaaaaaaggcagtgatGATCCCCTTCCTTCTAAGAGTGTCCTCACGGGCTGGAGGCTGAAGGAAATTGCCAGAAAGAGCAGACCCAGGGCTGAATGTCTTGGGGAAGATCTTCTCGCTGCCCTGGGAGGATTAGGTCAGGTGAAGTGTACTATTGGCCACCCACCCTCGGCTGAGCAGAAATCAGCCTTCTCCACCAGGGCAGATGGGAGAATTGCCAAGGCAGAGAAGGCAGACCCTGCAGTTTCAGCAGCTGGGCTCAAAAGCCAGTGCCTGGGAACCAGAGGGCAGGAAGGAGGATGGGGCATAACTATGCCTTGGGACAAAGCAAGGGACTTCCGTCACATCCTTTATAAGGACTCTTTGCTCAGCGGGGCCAGCAGCTGCATCTGCCTATGAATAGCTCTCGTGGGATGTCATTGCTGACCCCTGTCCCCAGGCCACGCTGTCAGGATGTCCACAACCCTCCAGGCATGGTGTAATTGTCAGCTCTCAAACCAACAACTTCCCTTCCCCGCTTTCCCCTTTCTATACAGCCACATTAGCTTCATGTGTCCCTCCACCACTGGCTCTGTGGTGGAAAATGGGAATCACTCTCCCCAGATCATCCCATCCTTTGGGCTGCACTATTGGTTGTCACAGTGTTGCTGGTAGAGCTGCCGCTGTCAATGGATTTCCCAGTTGATTTCCGAGGCTGCTTCTCACCCATCCAGACACAAACGGTGATGGGTAATACCaaaacagagcagctgagctATCTCCTTGCTATCTCCTTCCCCAAATGCTCTAAGCTTGGAGGAATTAgtaaaacaaagccagaaagaGGAGACAAACATCCTCAGCTGTCTCAGGGTATAGTACAACCACAGTGGTTTTCCTCCCCATAATCTGCATTTACTTTCTGGGCAGTTCAGGAAATGGGGCCACTCGAGGACGGAAGGCAGGACCTCTGTGCAAATCCAGTGACTCAGGACGGATGCATGGGTTTCTGTGCGGGATTATTACTCTGTAATCCCTGCAGTTATTACTCACACAGCTCCTTATCTTTGTCGAACGCTGTGTGTTTGCAGAGGCCCAGGTCGGCCGGCTCCCCCCAAGCCGGCTTGGCAAGGCCGCGGTGGCACTGCCAGTGACAAGTAGGCTCTTTGCCCACCTGCAAACCATGATGGAGGAAGGCCCCGTGGATAACTTCTCAGCAAGTCTTACCATGCCCAGCCCCACGCCGGCAAAGACGAGGATGCTCAGCCTGAGCAGGGTCTGCTCTGTGCAACGGCTTGTGAGTTTTTCAATCACCAGGCCTTGGACAACCTGAGGAAGAAGCGCATGGGCAGCGTCAGTCCAGCTTATACTGATGGAAACAAGCTCAGAGAgcaaataaaacagagaaaatgcattatttccttgctttcctgggaagagaaaaagggacTTTGCTGTTGCAGTTAATGACTTGAAGACATTTACCATGATTTTGAGCATTTTGTATCTTAGTGATTAGTCAGATGATGATCTCTCTATTGAGTGATGCTTGCATGAGCTTTTCGTCACTCCTCAATCAACAGTGTCGACTGAAACTACTTAAAGGCACCTGCtgataaaactgaattttttaaCTTGAGATTTTCCTTGTTGAATCATTTGGTGAAATCTTCCAAAGCAGAACTGCACTAC
It encodes:
- the LOC100539914 gene encoding solute carrier family 22 member 18-like, which produces SYLYFFSFCSVFVPMYVGLVGSLINTMISILWIPSPAKRKSEQRKTEHSSVFNIREILRVMKFPGVMEIFLVKVLSGFPIGLFLIMFSIISIEFFGLEAVESGYLMSYFGVLQMVVQGLVIEKLTSRCTEQTLLRLSILVFAGVGLGMALMRTVWHYCIIVVPLVFAFNMQGTITDSILTKAVPSSDTGAMLGICASVQPLTRTVGPTLGVILYKQFGVSSFGYLQLIVNVGLFVYLLKSKSPLRETKSH